cccatcctctccctgctgCCTACCACCCCCTAGGAGTATCTGACTCACAAATCTTACCTCTGGGCCTGGCCTCTGCATCCGCACCCCACCCAGTAGTCCCAAGCCCCCCGCAGGGCCTGCTCCCAGAGCACAGCCGGGAGCGGCCCACGCAGGACTCAGCTGTCCACGGAGGGAGTGCACTTTGCTTAGCAGCTCACTGGCCTCAGAGGCGCCGGGCCCCATCTGCCCAGCACAGCCACCCAGGGGGCCTTTCTAACACTTTAGATTGCCCCCCACctaagcctctgccctggcttccACACCACAGGACGAAGCTCACGATCCCCAGCTGGCAGACCAGGCTGTTAGCCGGCGCCTCCAGGTGGGGCAGGCACGTGTGCCCTTGAACATCGCTCATGCTCAGCCCAAGAGTGCCCATGAGCCACCCCCCCATGAGGCGGCCACCTCTGCTCCCCAGTTCTGGCGGCCTGCAGGTGTTTGCTGAGAAAGCCAACTATGAGCGCCGGAAATGGTCTCAGGGACCACGGGTAACTCAGAGTGGTTGAGCAAGGGGCCCGGGGTGGCCCAGCCCAGGCAGGGGGCAGGCAACAGGTCCACCTGAGCCCCTCTCCTCCCTCGGTGCCCAGACCGGTCCTCTGCAAACAGCCCCTGGAACCCCCACGGGTGGCCCCGGTGGACCGTGAGGCCGCCGGCCACATACAGGCCCAAATCTCGGCCTGGCACCGAGTAGACCCTCAGCATAAATAGCTGCCTGATTAAGTCCGTCGCCCGCCGGGGCTCCAGCCATGAGTCTCGCTCTGCTCATCCGCAGCACGGCGCTAACTGCCTGCGTGTAGGCGACCTTCAGTTGGTGTCCTTTGCAAACAGGGGACCGAGGCAGCGGAGCTCCGAGCTCTGTGACCCGCCGGCGCCCAGCCGACTGTTGTCACCTTTCCCCAAAACGCGGCGTCTCAAGGCCGGTCCCCCGGCGTCAGAACCACGCGGAGCTCTGGTCACCCGCAGGTCCCGCGCGGGCCGCACCGACCCCGGGCCCGGGGAGGCCCGAGCGGCGCTCACCCCCGACGGCGCGGCGGGCCTCCGCCTTCGGGACCCCGCGCCCGGGCCCGCCGCGCCGGGCGGACACACACGGTCACCGGGAGCCCGGCCGGAGGCAGCTCCGCTCCTCCGGTGACTAACTTGGCTCTTGGGAGGGGCGACTCCCGGGAGCTCCGGCCGCGCGGCCCACCCGCCCCGCGCGCGGCGGGCTGGGCCCGGGAACCCGTACTCACCCCGGGAAGCTCGGCCCCGAGCCCGGCGggcggctgcggcggcggcgcttcacccccggggcgggggcgggacGGGGCGGGGCTACCGCGCACCTGGCTCCGCGCACGTGGGCTCGGGCCGCCCCGGACCCGCTCGCCCCCGCCGGTCCCCCGAGCCCCGCGGGCCGGGGCGCTTCCACGTCCCCAGGGAGGGGCGGCGGGGCCCGGGCGGCGCCGGGGAGGCGGAGCCctggggggggcgggggcgggggcgggggccggCCCCGGGATAAAAGCGCGGCGGAGGCTGGTCCGGCCCCAAGCGGTGGCCCTGCGATGTCACTAGTGCTGCTGAGCCTGGTCGCACTGTGCTGGGGTGCAGCGTCCCCGGAGCCGGTAAGCCCCCAATTGCGTCCCTTACCTGCGTTAGCGTCCCTTGAACCCGGACCCCGGACCCCGACGGCGTCCGTCGCGACTGCGGCTCATGTTTCTCCAAGGCTGAGGACACTTTAGAGGGGGCGCGTCAGCATCCTCTGGGGCAGCCCAGCTGGCCCGGCCAGACAGACACCGGGCGTCAGGCTGCCTGAGTCAGGGGCGTGGGAATCAGACAGACCAGGGCTCAAATGCATCGTGTGCTGCTGATTGAGTCATTTACTCTCACTGGGCCTCGGTGTCCCCTTCTGTAAAACGAAAACAATACTTAACTCCCCAGGGTCTAGTGAGGAACAGCGACAGCGCCTGGCACAGTGTGGGGGCCCAGTACTGTGCCTGGGGCCGTGAGGTGTGCTCACCTTGGGCACAGGACTACCTCTATTCCAACGGCCGACTTTGCCACTTTAATTCATAATGTGTTGGTTCCCTCGGGAACTCTCCCGCAGGTTTCCCACTGTGCCTTGAAGGAATGAGGGAATCCTCTGGTCACTAAAGGAGAAAAAGCTCGTCCCCCCAACATCACTGCAGACTATAGCCCTGTCCTCTCCGCGGCACAGAGCATAAAAGCACGGCGGGTACCTGCTGATGGCTATGGAAAGCCAAACCCCGTTACTGAGCTGGGTGTCTTCCGCTACTATCCCTCCTTGGCCTTTTCCCCTGGAGGAAGATTCACACGCCTTTGCCATAATTGCTGTAAGGCCAACAGCTCGAACTCCGAACTCCCTAAAGTTCATAGCTGTTGCTTTGCTTCTTCTAAAACTTGTCTTACAGCCGTTTGACAAGAACTTAGCTCCCACTACGGTGgcttgtttaaaaaatgtatggcGGTATCCCTTGGAGGTCAGCTTTaaaaagccagagaaaaacaACTGGCCATTTCACCCAAACCCAGACATTCAAACCATCGAAAGTCTTCCTGTCTTACAGGGTGGTTGGGAACTCCTAGGCAGAGAGGGGTCAGATTAGAAGGACGGTGGGTTTAAGTATAGGGTCTTGTCACTGGAACTTCTGCTGCTTGCATGTTAAATACTTGAGGCCCTAGTGTTTTATTCCAAATCAAGgtactaattattttttttctaaaaagacatGAGCAGCTGACTCCAAAGGATTTAGTTCTGGCTTCTCTTGGACACTGACGTTATATTTTGAAAGCTATTGCACAAAGATAACATGATGAAATCACAACTGCATTATAAGTTCCTAAATGGCACAGGTGAGTCCTTCTGTACTAGAAGAGGACTATTTTAAAGGACATGGGACGGCGCCGAGGGCTGCATTCATACGTTCTTCTGGTCAGTTTCTTAGCACAGGCAGGCCTTCACCTGGGGAAAATCAGAAAGTGCTCCAGACCACGTGGAAGGCCTACAGGCAGGCAGACGTCAGAGTGTGGAGGGGCCCTCAGGACGGCTTGTACCCCGGGAGGCTGAGCGCAGAGGGTGGGGATCCACCGCTGGACTTTAAATGAGGTGATGAGCAGGCTTGATCACAGCCCACAGTGGGGCAACGTAGTCTCCCCCAGACTGTGGAGTGGAACCGGCTCAGTCTTTCTTTCGAGTGTTCCTCACTTATACATGCATTTAAGGAAGAAGATGGTGTTTTGTCTAACTTGGCAAAGGAAGGTTGTGGTTTGCCAGCATTCAACATGACACCTGGTTTCTTTCTATCTTGCAGACGATTCAGTGTGGCTCCGAAACCGGTAGGTGGGCTAGGGAATGGGTATCCGGGGCCTTACACTGAAAGCCCAGCTGGACATTTAGGGGGCTGGCTCCAGGTGGGGGTCGCTGGAGACCAGGTGTAGCGGGGACCCTGCTCTCTCAGCGGATGCAGGGGGTGCCTGTGTGGCCAAGGCAGAGCTCCAGTGTTTCAGAGGGGCTGGATTCGCGGCCAGGAGGAGGGGCACCGGCAGGGCAGGAGTGGCTGTGCCAGGTGGAGAGCGAAGCCTGGCCGCCCTCGGAGGGAGATCAGGGCTGCAGAGGGAGGCCACACGCAGTCACAGGAACAGGAAGTGGGTATTTTAAAGGAGATGGTGGTGTTTGAAGCATGCCCAGGGAACGTGGGTGGACAGAATAAGCTGGAGGAGAGACGACACCCTCTCAGATTAGGAGGTGGGAGTCATGTGGGCAGCTGGCTGGAGTCCAGGCCGAGGTGCGGGGAGGGCAGGACTGACCCTCATAACACGTCCAGTACACGGACTGCGTGCATACGTGCATTGGCCCTGGAGTGGCCCATGTGCTCTGCAGGTGGGGCCAGGCGGTTGAACATCACCTTGGCTATGAATCAGCAGCCCTGAGACGTGCCTGGCCTGCCTCAGCAGGAGGAAGGGATGCGTCGTGAATGAGTGACGGGTCAGGGTGGGTCACTTAGAGATGGCAGCGCATCGGGCCCGGAAGGACGGCGTCAGGGGCAGTCTTGCCTTCTCCCAGGCCCGTCCCCAGAGTGGATGGCCCAACACGCTCTGACCCCTGGAGACTTGCGGGAGCTCCGAGTGGAACCCGTCAAAAGCAATGTGACAACAGAGGACTATTCAGTTCTGATGAACGTGAGCTGGGTACTCCGGGCAGATGGTAAGTGTGCATCAATCAAAGGTAAGTCCTGATGTGCCTAATAATGCAGAAATGTGCGGACTATGGGACCCATTAATTCCACTCCAGCCCAACAGAGTATATGCACCAAAAGCCACATACTAGGATGTTCGTAGCGGCCTTATTCCCAACAGCCAAACAATGGAAAGCACTCAAAAGCCTAAATCACATGATGGAATCCAACACAAATGAGTATGAATGACCCACAGCTGCACACAATACGGATGAGTATATTCACAGATGTAAGAAGCCAGTTCAAAAGAGCCCACATGTTCACACTTGCGTGAGCACCTGTAACTGTACATACCACGTGACTCCATTAACAAAGTGCAGGACAAGCGAAACTACTCTGGGCCTTTAGGAGTCGGGACCACAACTCGTCTGGGGAGGGGAGTGGCTGAAAGGAAGATGGGGGCGCGCCTGGCTGTCTCTGGGCCTGGGCACTGGCTACATGAGTGTGAGCGCTCATCGGGGGTGTGCTTGTGGTCAGTGCCCTTCTGTGTGCCGTGTTATCCATGGGAGGAAACAGGGAAGGCCAGAGATGAGCCCCAGTTTAGGCAAAGTGCTGGTCAGGTGATTACGGCACCACTTCCCAAACGGCCTCATGAAAATCCTGGCATTTCCCCAAGGTAGCTCGGGGGTTCTTCCCATGTGCCAATCCTGGGGTCCTAAAGCCCCCATCTGTGGTTTCCACATGCTAAATTCAGTTTAATTCCCTCTGGTCAGGAAACCTAAGCTGAGTCGGCTGCAGTTtctgctggggtgggtgggggtgctcAGCCAAGTGGGAGGGGGCAGGACTTTACACTAGAAGTGCAGGAGGGTGGTGGGCCTTGGGGAGGTGGcgaaggggagggaagggctcTCCAGAGAGGATCCGCATGGGCAAGGCGCAGCCAGAACAGGCGTGGCTTCGTGATGACGTTCTGGAGGCCTTTCCTCTTCGAAGGCCCAAAATGCTGCAGAGCCAGGGTCAGCTCTGCAGGTCCCTGTGAAGCTGAGACTTGTCTGTGAGGAGGACAGAGCTCGGCCTTTAGGGTTTGAATCTGTATTCTAGGGCTGCTGGGCTTGGTCAGCTTCAGCAAAGCTCCCTGAGATGCCCTAAGCCTCACTTGCCACATCTGTAAACCCGGGGCAACGGTGGCACCTACCGTCTGGACTGTTGTGAATCTGAGCGGAGGTGTTGCATGTAAACTCTGGCATCCAGTCAGCTGCATAGCACGTGCTAAATGAGCTGCCCTCTTGCCCATCTCTGCAGCCAGCATCCTCTTGCTGAAGGCCACCAAGGTCTGCGTGACAAGCAGAAGCAAGGTCCGGTCCTACTGCTGCGTGAGGTGCAATTACACAGAGGCCTTCCAGACTCAAACCAGACCCTCTGGTGGCAAAGTAAGCACTCGGAGGCGCTTGGCGAACTGTGGCTGAAGCCCGGCCCCTGGCCTGGGGAGGTCGGCTGCCGTGCGCACACAGGCGGGCGAGCAGCCACGACGTGGAGCCTGGAGCAGGACGCCCCCATCCCATCTGGGGCCCCTTGTCTGCTGTAGGCCTTGGGCACATCAGCATcactgggccttggtttccccatgaGCCAAGTGAGGGAGCTGAACTTAAATTATACCCTGGCTCTAAAATTTGACACTTCTCTGAGTTAACACTGGCAAAAAGTGTGGGGTTCATCCCCTTAAGTAGACACGGGCCTAGAGTGTCAGGCTCAGCTGTCGGTTAAGGAAAGAGATTGTAAATGGCAAGGGCAGAACAGAGGGGTATGACATTTCTGCCCTGCGTGTTTTGGAAACTCAGGGGTTCCTGCTTTGCCTTTCAGTGGGCGTTTTCCTACACAGGCTTTCCGGTGGAGCCGGACACGCTGTACTTCATCGGGGCCCATAATATCCCCACTGCAAACATGGATGGCGACAGCCCCTCCATGTCTGTGAATTTCACTTCACCAGGTAATAAGCTTCCCAGTTCTGCTGCCATTCTCTGTCCTGCTGGGTGCTTGCCCTGGGGTGCATCGTCTGGAGCAGAGGAGCTGGGGTACCCTGGACACAGCATCTTAGTTCTTTCACCTATAGCAGGACTGGTAGTGACTTCACCTCACCCAGAGGGGCCGAGAGCCCAGAGTCACCAAATGTGGGGAGAAGCCCACTGCTGTGGgtcaggccctgtgctgagcGCCTGACCTGACATGCATCACAGCACCGATGCTTCCGACTCCCCCACAGTGGGacagccccattttacagctgaaggGATTGTGAGCATCAATTAACTTGCCCTGGGTCACCATGTAGTCAAAGTGAAGCTGGCCATTCAAACTCTGGTCCTTGATCAATGGCTTTAGCCATTCTTTGTCAATGATGCAAAATATCTGTCCCAGTCTCAGCTGCCTAACAGGCTGTGTTGTTTAACAACGTGCAGCTGGGTCTCTGAGGATGCTGGGACTCTGGTGGGCTCGTCCCCAGCTGTCAGTGAGAGGCAGGGTGGCACCACACTGAGTCCCTTCCCTGCGCTATAGCTCCCAGTCAGACCTCCAGTATCCCACCTGCGCTGTCACACACAGGGCTGTAGAGAGGGCGACACAGGACAGTGCGGGTGTGTGGAGTTCCCGCGCTCCCTGCACCTAGGCCGGCTCACCTGCTCTCACCGCACACCTGTCTCTGCCTCCGGTGAAGCATCCAAGTCACATGGGGCGATTTCCAATTCCTTGTGGTTGGGGATTGTGGTCCACGAGGCTCTTGGTGCCGCACCATTTATTATACAATAGTATCCAGGTTTCCTGATGAGACcaaacctcattttaaaaatataaacattttatttggggataattttagatttacagggaAGTTGCAGATAGTACAGAGAGCTCCCACATAACCTCCCACCAGCTTCCCTCATCATTAACAAGTTACTGTGGTGCAGTGGTCAACACTATGGTATGTTTCTGTTAACTAACTTTGACTTTTGATTCACCTGCTttcccactgctgtcccctctgccccagCTGCATTCAGTATCTCATGTCCCCTCAGTCTCCTCTGGCCTCTGACAGTTTCTGAGTCTTTGTTCTTCACGACCTTGGCTGTCCTGGGGGCTGGCCAGGCGTCCTGTACGATGCCCCCCGTCTGGGCTTGTCTGACATCTGTTGTCATGATTTAACTGGGGATGTGGGTTTGGGGAGAGAATCCTGCAGAGGTGGGTGGGTGCCCTCATCACATCCTATCAGGGTGGGAGACACCCACACACCACCACTGCTGGTGTCTCCCCGTGTCACTCGGTTAGGTGGTGTCAGCCAGGCTTGTCTGTGTAACTtcactgttttttcctcttcccctACTCTTGTTTTTACAAACAAGTCAGTGAGTGTACCCCACCCTGGGATGGGGGACACGGGGGTGCATGAAGATCCACCTCCTGAAAGGGGCAGTATTTATATATCTATTACCAAACCTCATTTTTAAAGGATGGTTTAAGTCTTCTCCTGGGGATCACAGATACTCTTTGATAAAGGCTGTATTTAAATTAGACTGGTTATCACTTTGAGTAGATAATCTGTTTAACAGTAGAATGTTAGCATCCCATTTAAACCTGCTATCTTGAGCTCATGTCTTCAATGTCCTGGCAGCTTGGTGTACGTATGGCGAGCATTATGTATGTGTAGACTTGTTAGCAAGGAGGTGGAGAGATAACTTATTCTAAAATGTAAAAACTTTATTCAAATTTCCAGGCTGCCTTGATCACGTAATGAGATACAAAAAAAGGTGCATTGAGGCAGGTAAGTAAATACAGAATTTACTTCTGTTACTAGAATAAACTCATAATTTGAGCCATACAGCTCAATCCATTTTtccatgaagaaactgagccctCGAGAGGGGGAATTATGTGTCCAAATCGCACAGCTGGGGAAGGCTGATCCCCGGCCAGTGCAGTGCCCAGCGACCAAGCAGCCTGTCCAGGGAAGGACAGACTCCCAGGTTTACACAGTGAGCCACAACCAGAGAAAAACACCCAGCCCTTCGGAGAAGCTGACCGTTCAGCTCCAACTGTGCTGAGAGTGGTGCCGGTCGAAGGCCTTGCCTGCTCAGACACCCGTGTCACTGGCCTATGGCATGGGGGCCCCGAGAACCTTCTGTCCTGATGAGCAAACATTCAAGGAGGGAGTGTCTGCTAGCGTGATGACGTGGAAGCATGCTCTCACCTGTGCTTCATAGGGGTTCCTCTCTCACGTGCTAGACTGTTAGGGTCTGCCCCTCCCCTTCTGGACTCTCCATCCCCAGTGTCCAATTTCCAAGGATTTGTGTGAATTTCTGGGTAATACAGCCTCAGGATGCTAAGGAGGCTGCGGGCGTTTGGGGGAATAGGCACCCCTACCCGACACGGCATCGCTGTGTACCTGGGCAGACTGCCGTCTTGCTGGAAGGCTGACTTGGAGCCCTGGGCTTCCTCTCTCACCGCCTCCCCGAGAGATGGGGTATGGGGCACACTGCAGGCCGGAGGAGCTCTGAGCACCTTCCGTCGGTCCTAGACCCGAATTTAAGACAGCTCTGAGCTACGGCCTGAAACGGCCCTAGATGGGAAGAGTACACAGGTCGTCACGTGTCATAGCCCTGCAAACCACTGTAGTGCCGATTTGCAAGTCACATGAGCGAAATGGCCTTTTCATGTAGAGCGGCCCTAATTAGGGTCTCCCCTAAGCTATAAGGCATTTCCTTATTCGTTCCCATTCAGTGAAGCTGGCAGGTTGGTGTGATGGATGAAGCTCCTGGAACTCAGAATGTTCTAGCTGCTGCAGTCCTGACCCTCAGCTCACCTGCTCTGTGACGTTAGACGTGTCTCCTAGACTGTGACTCCTGGAAAGGAGGAAATACTGACCCAGCCCTCACCTCAAAACGGACATTGAGACTAGGCGGGTTGTGCCTCCCGCCACCTCCGGCCTAGGGAAGCTGCTTTAGCAAAGCAGTGACACGGCCCCCCCAAACTCCTGGGCAGCAGGTAATCCGGGATTCTGGGAGCAATGAGAAATAAGCAGGACAGTGTGTGGTGGAGTCTGTTTCCCTCAGATCGGTGCCTGAGAATGTAGATTCGTTTCTGTCACGGCCTTCTGGAGACTTAAGGGGAGTCTGCAACGTCATGTGATTCTCTCTCAATGCGCAGGAAGTCTGTGGGACCCGCACATCACTGCTTGCAAGAAGAATGAGACAACAGTAGAAGTGAACTTTACAACCAGTCCCCTTGGGAACAGTTACATGGCTCTCATCAAAAATAAAAGTGTACTTGGGCTTTCTTACGTATCAGAGGTACTTTCCCCTCATTTCCTTAACAGCAGCTCTGTCCTCAACCTCCAGTTTTCCTTAACCTTGCCGCAGTAAACTGCAGGCACTCTGGGACTTCCGGGACAGGCTTTCTTCGGAGAGAGACAGCGGGACAGTCTATTGTCCGAATGTGCTGGGCTACGTTAATTCAACAGAGAAAAACCAGGCCCTGGGAGCATCCCTGGTGAGGATGCAGTAGGAAACCAAGAGCAGAGGCGGCAGGGTATGGAATGAGCCCTCATCCACCCGGCCTGACGGACTGGACGCCGGCCACGGGCAGCTCCTCCCTGGCAGTCGGCGATCTTCTCTCTCGCATGGCTCATAATTCTTGGTCTCACTTCTCTGCAGGACAGACTGACTCGAACTTCGGTGGGGATTCCAGTGAGCGGGGAAAGCGAAGGTGCCGTAGTCCAGGTGAAGGTCCCCGTGGGGTGCGGTGGGGGGCCAGGAGAATGACTGACCGCTGCTGGCGAGCCCCTCCCAGCCGGCCCCTGCAGCAGGCTCACACCGAGGGAACGGGGACCCCCTCGGTACCTACCGCAGGGAACCCAGGAAGCTGGCCGTGCGGTCACGGCCCCGCTGCTGCCTTCCCCAAGTGCTTCTATTTCTATCTCAGAGCCTCACAATAATTCAGAGATAGGAgtaccattttattttcaattttacctGCAATATGAAGCGACAGAGGATTTAAAATCAGGTTTGGGTTCCTAATTAGTGTAGGAACTCTGAAAGCCAACTGCCTGTCCTCGCAAGGCTACCGCACTCACCTGGGAAACAGAAAATGGACGAGCAGGTGCTCTCAGGTCTCTTGCAATTCTGAGTCTATGACGTAGGGCAGTGGCAGGACCCAGAGGGACGCAGCCACACCCGAGCGCTAAGGAGTGCTGGCTTTTCCTTCCCTGGAACATAAAGGCTCGGACACGTCAAGGGAGCTGACGCTCTCCGCGTCTTATGACTGCACCCTTTTTCCAGGGAACCAGACTTCCTAGGCCCAGGGAAGTCGTATGTCAACAGGAGCTCTACCGCTCTGTTTTTTAAGAGGAAGTATTTGTATATGTACTAGGAATGATCTCACCAttttagataaggaaactaaCAGGTGAGCAGCATGTACAAAGTTTAAATTC
The DNA window shown above is from Manis javanica isolate MJ-LG chromosome 3, MJ_LKY, whole genome shotgun sequence and carries:
- the IL17RB gene encoding interleukin-17 receptor B isoform X3; this translates as MSLVLLSLVALCWGAASPEPTIQCGSETGPSPEWMAQHALTPGDLRELRVEPVKSNVTTEDYSVLMNVSWVLRADASILLLKATKVCVTSRSKVRSYCCVRCNYTEAFQTQTRPSGGKWAFSYTGFPVEPDTLYFIGAHNIPTANMDGDSPSMSVNFTSPGCLDHVMRYKKRCIEAGSLWDPHITACKKNETTVEVNFTTSPLGNSYMALIKNKSVLGLSYVSEDRLTRTSVGIPVSGESEGAVVQLTPYFQTCGNDCIRRKGAVVLCPQAGVPFPPDNSRSVSGGWLPLLSVALLTATWVLAAGIYLMWRHERMKPSSPTASAPPIKVLVVYPSEICFHHTVCYFTEFLRDHCGSEVILEEWQKKKIAEIGPVQWLTTQNTAVDKVIFLLSNDVNTVCDETCGNSQDLFPLAFNLFCSDLRSQIHLHKYMVVHFREADTKDDYNALRVCPKYRLMKDAAALCRELLRARQHAAGKRAVSPPQ